In the Gopherus flavomarginatus isolate rGopFla2 chromosome 6, rGopFla2.mat.asm, whole genome shotgun sequence genome, one interval contains:
- the LOC127054567 gene encoding cytochrome b-c1 complex subunit 1, mitochondrial, with amino-acid sequence MAASSVCRAGCAAGRTLLRGPRSSPALMSLMRNRGAATYAQALHNIPETQVTSLDNGLRVASEESDQPTCTVGVWIGVGSRYESEKNNGAGYFVEHLAFKGTKKRPCATFEKEVESMGAHLNSYTSREQTAFFVKALSKDLPKAVEILADIVQNCSLEDSQIEKERSAILQELQEIDSNLTDVVFDYLHATAYQGTALSRTVEGTTENIKRLTRGDLAAYIDTHYKAPRMVLAAAGGVSHKELVDLARQHLSGVPFEYKEDAVPIPPPCRFTGSEIRIRDDALPLAHVAIAVEGPGWSDPDNIPLLLANSIIGRYDRTFGGGKNQSSRLATIAVENKLCQSFQTFNTCYSDTGLFGLHFVSDALNIEDTLHFAQGEWMRLCTSAADGEVKRAKNILRNALVAQLDGTTPVCENIGSHLLNYGRRISLAEWDARIAAVDARMVREVCSKYIYDKCPAVAAVGPIEQLPDYNRIRSAMYWLRF; translated from the exons ATGGCGGCCTCCTCGGTGTGTCGGGCCGGCTGTGCCGCGGGCCGAACCCTTCTGCGGGGTCCTCGCTCCTCG CCAGCCTTGATGAGTTTGATGAGAAATCGAGGTGCAGCTACCTATGCCCAGGCACTCCATAACATTCCAGAGACGCAAGTTACTTCTCTGGACAACGGCCTCCGTGTGGCTTCTGAAGAATCCGACCAGCCTACATGCACA GTGGGTGTGTGGATTGGGGTAGGTAGCCGTTATGAAAGTGAGAAGAACAATGGAGCAGGTTACTTTGTGGAACATCTGGCATTCAAG GGCACAAAGAAACGTCCTTGTGCCACTTTTGAAAAGGAAGTGGAGAGTATGGGTGCTCACCTCAACAGTTACACCTCCCGGGAGCAGACAGCCTTCTTTGTGAAAGCCCTATCCAAAGACCTGCCCAAAG CTGTCGAGATTCTGGCTGACATTGTGCAGAACTGCAGCCTAGAGGATTCTCAGATCGAGAAGGAACGGAGCGCCATCCTTCAGGAGCTGCAGGAAATTGACAGCAACTTGACAGATGTAGTCTTTGACTATCTTCATGCTACTGCTTACCAAGGCACTGCCCTGAGCCGCACTGTTGAGGGAACCACTGAGAACATCAA GCGTCTGACTCGTGGGGATCTAGCTGCGTACATTGACACTCATTACAAGGCCCCTCGCATGGTCCTGGCAGCTGCTGGAG gTGTTTCCCACAAAGAACTGGTAGACCTTGCCAGGCAGCACTTGAGTGGAGTTCCCTTTGAATACAAGGAGGATGCAGtgcccatccccccaccctgccGTTTCACTGGAAGTGAG ATCCGTATCAGAGACGATGCCTTACCCTTGGCTCATGTCGCTATTGCAGTGGAGGGGCCAGGATGGTCCGATCCAGACAATATTCCCCTCCTTCTAGCTAACTCGATCATAGGGCGCTATGACCGCACCTTTGGAGGTGGTAAG AATCAATCCAGCAGGCTGGCTACAATTGCAGTAGAGAATAAACTCTGTCAAAGTTTCCAGACGTTCAACACTTGCTACTCTGACACAGGCCTCTTtggactccattttgtttctgaTGCTCTGAACATAGAAGATACACTGCACTTTGCTCAGGGAGAGTG GATGCGTCTGTGCACCAGTGCGGCAGACGGGGAGGTGAAGAGAGCCAAGAACATCCTACGGAATGCCCTGGTGGCTCAGCTGGATG GTACCACACCTGTATGTGAAAATATTGGGAGTCATCTCTTGAACTATGGACGCCGTATATCTTTAGCTGAATGGGATGCCAGAATTGCT GCTGTGGATGCTAGGATGGTACGGGAGGTCTGCAGCAAATACATCTATGACAAATGCCCAGCAGTCGCAGCAGTAG GTCCCATCGAGCAGCTCCCAGACTACAACCGGATCCGCAGTGCCATGTACTGGCTCCGTTTCTAG